A stretch of the Clostridiales bacterium genome encodes the following:
- a CDS encoding acyl-CoA thioesterase yields the protein MEEPYVRKVQYYETDMMGVVHHANFIHWMEEARILFMDRLGFPYAAMEAKGIISPVRSLSCDYKHPCTFGDEIRVFLSVKAFNGVVMTIGYEMKNQKNETVMTGSSDHMFLHRDGSFARLKREIPEFCEAIDKEMNNG from the coding sequence ATGGAAGAACCGTATGTCCGCAAAGTGCAGTATTATGAAACGGATATGATGGGCGTAGTCCATCATGCCAATTTCATCCACTGGATGGAGGAGGCGCGGATTCTCTTCATGGACCGGCTGGGTTTCCCGTATGCCGCCATGGAGGCAAAGGGCATCATTTCCCCGGTCCGGTCGCTTTCCTGCGATTATAAGCATCCCTGCACCTTCGGGGATGAAATCCGCGTCTTCCTGTCGGTCAAGGCTTTCAACGGCGTGGTGATGACCATCGGTTATGAAATGAAAAACCAGAAGAATGAAACCGTGATGACCGGCAGCTCCGACCATATGTTCCTTCACCGGGACGGCAGCTTTGCCCGCCTGAAACGGGAAATTCCGGAATTCTGCGAAGCGATTGATAAGGAAATGAACAACGGCTGA
- a CDS encoding GNAT family N-acetyltransferase: MIETERLLLREYTPDDFNALYEIVSDPETMAHYPAPFDEARTRRWIDWNLENYAQYGFGLWAVVLNETGEFIGDCGLTLQNIDGEMLPEIGYHIHRKYWRRGFAKEAARAVRDWAFSNTGYNVLYSYMKYTNEGSWRTALANGMKKVKEYPDPKNTISYAFAITREEWEKRKTVERFPGIGCAWMNAAGKESAEYFGEADRENHIAVTDQTIFPACSISKFVTAICIMKLHGKQVIDIDKPVNDYLRQWKLLKLEEKESDAAVRALLCHTAGIMDGDDGFYGLRRGDPEVSLIDILDGRTAYNNRPARAEKQPGTAFEYSDAGYCVLQLMVQEVTCKAFEDVAQELVFDPLRLENTFFASPERIARFENRMATGYDDSGLPVPGKFPRVPDLAASGLWSTPKELLMIAEAFIGALHGESTFLQAETAREIAKPVKDFPWTGLGVFTGGEGILVSQGWGENGQCMLKMNTRTKRIAAVMTNRNPGVDQKESGIEWLADSRLNEGKDETLF, translated from the coding sequence ATGATAGAAACTGAACGCCTGCTCCTGCGGGAATACACGCCGGATGATTTTAACGCCCTTTATGAAATCGTGTCCGATCCGGAGACGATGGCTCACTATCCCGCGCCCTTTGACGAAGCCCGCACCCGGCGCTGGATCGACTGGAACCTGGAAAATTACGCGCAGTATGGATTTGGCCTGTGGGCCGTAGTGCTGAATGAAACGGGAGAATTCATCGGGGACTGCGGACTGACCCTGCAGAACATCGACGGGGAGATGCTCCCGGAAATCGGGTATCATATCCATAGGAAATACTGGCGCCGGGGCTTTGCGAAGGAAGCGGCCCGGGCTGTCCGGGACTGGGCATTTTCAAACACAGGGTATAACGTGCTGTATTCCTACATGAAGTATACCAACGAAGGTTCCTGGCGCACTGCCCTGGCCAACGGCATGAAAAAGGTGAAGGAATACCCGGATCCGAAAAACACGATTTCCTATGCTTTTGCCATAACCCGGGAAGAATGGGAAAAGCGGAAAACTGTGGAGCGGTTCCCGGGAATCGGCTGCGCATGGATGAACGCAGCGGGAAAAGAATCAGCGGAATACTTCGGCGAAGCGGATCGGGAAAACCATATCGCTGTAACTGATCAGACCATTTTCCCGGCGTGCTCCATATCCAAGTTTGTGACCGCCATTTGCATAATGAAGCTGCACGGGAAGCAGGTAATCGATATAGACAAACCGGTCAATGATTACCTCCGGCAGTGGAAGCTGCTCAAACTGGAGGAAAAGGAAAGCGATGCCGCTGTCCGGGCCCTCCTGTGCCATACAGCCGGGATCATGGATGGTGACGACGGCTTTTACGGTCTTCGCCGCGGAGATCCCGAAGTCAGCCTGATCGATATCCTGGACGGCAGGACGGCGTACAACAATCGTCCGGCACGGGCGGAAAAACAGCCTGGGACAGCATTTGAATACTCGGATGCCGGTTACTGTGTCCTGCAGCTGATGGTGCAGGAGGTGACGTGCAAAGCCTTTGAAGACGTTGCGCAGGAACTGGTGTTTGATCCGCTGCGCCTGGAGAATACATTTTTCGCATCCCCCGAAAGGATTGCCCGTTTTGAAAACAGGATGGCGACTGGATATGACGACAGCGGACTGCCCGTTCCGGGAAAATTCCCCCGGGTTCCGGACCTGGCGGCATCCGGACTGTGGAGCACACCGAAGGAACTCCTGATGATCGCAGAGGCGTTTATCGGGGCGCTGCATGGTGAAAGCACATTCCTGCAGGCAGAAACAGCACGGGAAATAGCAAAGCCGGTAAAGGATTTCCCCTGGACAGGCCTTGGCGTGTTCACAGGCGGAGAAGGCATTCTTGTCTCACAGGGCTGGGGGGAGAACGGACAGTGTATGCTGAAGATGAACACCCGGACAAAACGGATCGCCGCGGTGATGACGAACCGGAATCCCGGGGTTGATCAGAAGGAATCCGGCATCGAATGGCTGGCGGACAGCAGGCTGAACGAAGGAAAAGACGAAACTTTGTTCTGA
- a CDS encoding class I SAM-dependent methyltransferase, protein MEKYIEGNKAAWEEAFDNRDASWGADITERILKEDYPFFNEETKSVLKKLPAEGAVIGQFCCNNGRELLSLVKSGRAKKGIGFDIAENQVAFANEKAKELGLPCEFVAANVYDIDDRYRETFDVVIITIGALCWFDDLNRFFAVIAKCMKPGAVIVINEEHPLRNMLAAEGDEPYDPDHKAECVYSYFEHEWTGNGGMYYITQKQYHSKTFTDYTHPMSEIITGMCGNGIVVTGLQEFDHDIGGAFGALDHSGFPLSMIIQGRKE, encoded by the coding sequence ATGGAAAAGTATATTGAAGGCAATAAAGCGGCGTGGGAGGAAGCATTTGACAACCGGGATGCTTCCTGGGGCGCCGACATCACAGAGCGCATACTGAAGGAAGATTATCCGTTCTTCAACGAAGAAACAAAAAGCGTGCTGAAAAAGCTCCCTGCGGAAGGCGCCGTGATCGGCCAGTTCTGCTGCAACAACGGGCGCGAACTGCTTTCCCTGGTCAAAAGTGGCAGGGCAAAGAAAGGTATCGGCTTTGACATTGCCGAAAACCAGGTGGCCTTTGCCAATGAAAAAGCAAAGGAACTGGGACTGCCCTGTGAGTTCGTGGCAGCGAATGTATACGATATTGACGACCGGTACAGGGAAACGTTTGACGTTGTGATAATCACCATCGGCGCGCTCTGCTGGTTTGATGACCTGAACCGCTTTTTCGCGGTTATTGCGAAATGCATGAAACCGGGCGCTGTCATCGTGATCAATGAAGAACACCCCCTCCGGAATATGCTTGCCGCGGAAGGCGACGAACCATATGATCCGGATCACAAAGCGGAATGCGTGTATTCGTATTTTGAGCATGAGTGGACCGGAAACGGCGGAATGTATTATATAACACAGAAACAATATCACTCAAAGACGTTTACCGATTATACCCATCCCATGTCAGAGATCATCACGGGGATGTGCGGCAACGGTATCGTTGTGACCGGACTGCAGGAATTCGACCATGATATCGGCG